In Streptomyces sp. DG2A-72, one genomic interval encodes:
- a CDS encoding metallophosphoesterase: MVIVFALVVLLVLGALVAGNWLVWRRLFRDTTRGPGLVRRTGAVLIAGGWALTVAAFVAERSGAPFWLQQLLAWPGFLWLALSIYLLLGVLAGEVVRPLLRRWLERRASAETAVVREEPVPVGAATGGSGPTQAPAADVPASEPVPASEPVRAPSRRLFVSRVIGGAAAAAAVGTVGVGTYGVLNGPSVKRVTVPLAKLPRAAHGFRIAVVSDIHLGPVLGRGFAQKVVDTINATQPDLIAVVGNLVDGSVKDLGPAAAPLAQLTARHGAYFVTGNHEYFSGAEQWIDEVRRLGLRPLENARTELPHFDLAGVNDVSGEDEGQGPDYEKALGDRDTTRACVLLAHQPVQIHDAVDHGVDLQLSGHTHGGQLWPGNLLAAAANPTVAGLERYGDTQLYVSRGAGAWGPPTRVGAPSDITVVELASRQA, encoded by the coding sequence GTGGTCATCGTCTTCGCGCTCGTGGTGCTGCTCGTGCTGGGCGCATTGGTGGCGGGCAACTGGCTCGTCTGGCGCCGCCTGTTCCGCGACACGACGCGCGGTCCGGGCCTGGTGCGCCGTACGGGCGCGGTGCTGATCGCCGGCGGCTGGGCCCTGACGGTCGCGGCCTTCGTGGCCGAACGCTCCGGCGCCCCGTTCTGGCTCCAGCAGCTCCTGGCCTGGCCGGGCTTCCTGTGGCTGGCCCTGTCGATATATCTGCTTCTGGGTGTGCTGGCGGGTGAGGTCGTACGGCCACTGCTGCGGCGGTGGCTGGAACGGCGGGCGTCCGCCGAGACGGCCGTAGTGCGGGAGGAGCCGGTGCCGGTGGGAGCGGCCACTGGTGGATCCGGCCCCACGCAGGCCCCGGCAGCCGACGTGCCCGCCTCAGAGCCGGTGCCCGCCTCGGAGCCGGTGCGCGCCCCCTCCCGCCGCCTCTTCGTCTCCCGAGTCATCGGCGGCGCCGCGGCCGCAGCCGCCGTCGGGACGGTCGGTGTCGGCACGTACGGCGTCCTGAACGGCCCCAGTGTGAAGCGGGTCACCGTCCCGCTGGCCAAACTCCCGCGCGCCGCCCACGGTTTCCGGATCGCCGTCGTCAGTGACATCCACCTGGGCCCGGTCCTCGGCCGGGGCTTCGCGCAGAAGGTCGTCGACACGATCAACGCGACCCAGCCCGACCTGATCGCGGTGGTCGGCAACCTGGTGGACGGCAGCGTCAAGGACCTGGGCCCGGCGGCGGCACCCCTGGCGCAGCTGACGGCACGGCACGGCGCCTACTTCGTCACCGGCAACCACGAGTACTTCTCCGGCGCCGAGCAGTGGATCGACGAGGTGCGCCGGCTCGGCCTGCGCCCGCTGGAGAACGCCCGTACGGAACTGCCCCACTTCGACCTCGCGGGCGTCAACGACGTCTCGGGCGAGGACGAGGGCCAGGGCCCCGACTACGAGAAGGCCCTCGGCGACCGGGACACGACACGCGCGTGCGTGCTCCTCGCCCACCAGCCCGTCCAGATCCACGACGCCGTCGACCACGGCGTCGACCTCCAGCTCTCCGGCCACACCCACGGCGGCCAGCTCTGGCCCGGCAACCTCCTCGCCGCAGCCGCCAACCCGACCGTCGCGGGCCTGGAGCGCTACGGCGACACCCAGCTCTACGTCAGCCGCGGCGCGGGCGCGTGGGGGCCGCCGACGCGGGTGGGGGCGCCGTCGGACATCACGGTGGTGGAGCTGGCGTCACGCCAGGCGTGA
- a CDS encoding D-alanyl-D-alanine carboxypeptidase family protein: protein MPAPMKTARRSLLVTSATLLSLSLTAAPVLAAPKPTPSPSATPPANMSTVGGARLGKAGAQVNLASGVPVLPKDLSARSWIVSDAESGDVLASNNAHWRLPPASTLKMLFADTVLPKFPKAMKHTVVPSDLAGIGTGSSLVGIKEGETYTVHDLWLGVFLRSGNDAVHVLSAMNDGVADTVKEMNEHAEELQALDTNVVSPDGYDAPEQVSSAYDLTLIARSGLQKKDFREYCSTVSANFPGKTTKNKKGKTVRETFEIQNTNRLLTGDSGLAQYQGIAGVKNGNTTNAGSTFTGVAERNGKVLLVTVMNPEKDAPNEVYKETAALFDWGFKAAGKVQPVGELVPPKSAAQAGAQPGANDGGEAGGAGDSEASAKPVTGAAAESGSGGVGVAFAITGGVLVLLAAGAFLVNRRWPLPDLVRRRTRP from the coding sequence GTGCCCGCACCCATGAAGACCGCCAGGCGATCCCTGCTGGTCACTTCCGCCACATTGTTGTCCCTTTCGCTGACCGCCGCGCCGGTTCTCGCGGCGCCCAAGCCAACGCCCTCGCCCTCGGCCACTCCCCCGGCGAACATGTCGACCGTGGGCGGCGCACGGCTCGGGAAGGCGGGGGCGCAGGTCAATCTCGCGAGCGGGGTACCGGTGCTCCCCAAGGATCTGTCCGCGCGGTCGTGGATCGTCTCCGACGCCGAGTCCGGTGACGTGCTGGCCTCGAACAACGCGCACTGGCGGCTGCCCCCGGCGAGCACGCTGAAGATGCTGTTCGCGGACACCGTGCTGCCGAAGTTCCCGAAGGCCATGAAGCACACCGTGGTGCCCAGCGACCTGGCCGGCATCGGTACCGGGTCCAGCCTGGTCGGGATCAAGGAGGGCGAGACGTACACGGTCCACGACCTGTGGCTCGGCGTCTTCCTGCGTTCCGGCAACGACGCGGTGCATGTGCTGTCCGCGATGAACGACGGCGTCGCGGACACCGTCAAGGAGATGAACGAGCACGCCGAGGAGCTCCAGGCCCTCGACACGAACGTGGTCAGCCCCGACGGCTACGACGCCCCCGAGCAGGTCTCGTCCGCGTACGACCTGACGCTGATCGCCCGCTCCGGGCTGCAGAAGAAGGACTTCCGCGAGTACTGCTCCACGGTGTCCGCGAATTTCCCGGGCAAGACGACGAAGAACAAGAAGGGCAAGACGGTCCGCGAGACCTTCGAGATCCAGAACACCAACCGGCTGCTGACCGGCGACAGCGGCCTCGCCCAGTACCAGGGCATCGCGGGCGTCAAGAACGGCAACACCACCAACGCCGGCTCCACCTTCACCGGCGTCGCCGAACGCAACGGCAAGGTGCTGCTGGTCACCGTCATGAACCCGGAGAAGGACGCGCCCAACGAGGTCTACAAGGAGACCGCCGCGCTCTTCGACTGGGGGTTCAAGGCGGCCGGCAAGGTGCAACCGGTGGGCGAGCTGGTGCCCCCGAAGAGCGCCGCGCAGGCCGGCGCCCAGCCGGGGGCGAACGACGGCGGTGAGGCCGGTGGCGCCGGGGACAGCGAGGCGTCCGCGAAGCCGGTGACGGGCGCGGCGGCCGAGAGCGGTTCCGGCGGGGTCGGGGTCGCGTTCGCGATCACCGGCGGGGTGCTGGTGCTGCTCGCGGCGGGCGCGTTCCTGGTCAACCGCCGGTGGCCGCTGCCTGATCTGGTGCGTCGCCGGACTCGTCCGTGA
- a CDS encoding HAMP domain-containing sensor histidine kinase — MTFGRFRCKRGGIHSLRAKLTLANVALLALGIAMATAVSLMAARHYLLDKVDSELVSERASLQNAGFTMEQIESLGEIAVALDNFNADDTDALPNTAGSVFVAVDGTGRPVALGPLAPTSRQRAFAEAAGDPAAVTAETEPQDVRVEGESYRMVGAKLSDGTIVLIATSTEALHEGMAKALKLDFAFGALLLALLACLTMISVSRRMRPLEDMVETSSAIAEGDLTRRVPSSREATTEVEQLRLALNSMLHQVESAYLTRERSAAQLRRFVADASHELRTPLSAIRGYLQLFDRGMLTDPAERKRAGERVMAESDRMGRLVDELLTLARLDQQPELRFRNVDLSRLVRDAAEDLRVQQPDRPIGVDADGSLLVHADESGLRQVLGNLVGNVRTHTAADVPVRLGVERSDGVVRLRVEDKGPGLAEEDAARIFDRFFRAGGGAGSGLGMAIVQGVVRAHGGDVAVRTAPGEGLAVTVTLPVRAPIPS; from the coding sequence ATGACGTTCGGGCGGTTTCGGTGCAAGCGCGGCGGGATCCACTCGCTGCGCGCCAAGCTGACGCTGGCGAACGTGGCGCTGCTGGCACTCGGCATCGCCATGGCCACCGCGGTGAGCCTGATGGCCGCGCGGCACTATCTCCTCGACAAGGTGGACTCCGAGCTGGTCAGCGAGCGTGCCTCGCTGCAGAACGCCGGGTTCACCATGGAGCAGATCGAGTCGCTGGGCGAAATAGCCGTCGCTCTCGACAATTTCAACGCCGATGACACCGACGCCCTGCCCAACACGGCGGGCTCGGTGTTCGTCGCCGTCGACGGCACCGGACGCCCGGTGGCCCTCGGCCCGCTCGCTCCGACGTCCCGGCAGCGCGCGTTCGCCGAGGCCGCGGGGGACCCGGCCGCAGTCACCGCCGAGACGGAGCCGCAGGACGTGCGTGTCGAGGGTGAGTCGTACCGGATGGTCGGGGCGAAGCTGTCCGACGGCACGATCGTGCTGATCGCCACCTCCACCGAGGCCCTGCACGAAGGCATGGCGAAGGCGCTCAAGCTCGACTTCGCCTTCGGCGCGCTGCTGCTGGCGCTGCTCGCCTGTCTCACCATGATCAGTGTGAGCCGCCGGATGCGGCCACTGGAGGACATGGTGGAGACGTCGTCGGCGATCGCCGAGGGGGACCTGACCCGGCGTGTGCCGTCCAGCCGGGAGGCCACGACGGAGGTGGAGCAGCTGCGGCTCGCCCTCAACTCCATGCTCCACCAGGTCGAGTCGGCGTATCTCACGCGGGAACGCAGCGCGGCCCAACTGCGCCGCTTCGTCGCCGACGCCTCGCACGAGCTGCGCACCCCGCTGTCCGCGATACGCGGCTATCTCCAGCTGTTCGACAGGGGAATGCTGACCGACCCTGCCGAGCGGAAGCGTGCCGGGGAGCGGGTGATGGCGGAGTCCGACCGGATGGGGCGGCTCGTCGACGAACTGCTCACCCTCGCCCGTCTCGACCAGCAACCCGAACTGCGCTTCCGGAACGTCGACTTGAGCCGCCTGGTGCGCGACGCGGCCGAGGATCTGCGGGTGCAGCAGCCGGACCGGCCGATCGGCGTCGACGCCGACGGCTCCCTGCTGGTGCACGCCGACGAGTCGGGGCTGCGTCAGGTGCTGGGCAACCTGGTGGGCAACGTACGCACGCACACGGCGGCCGATGTGCCGGTCCGGCTGGGTGTGGAGCGGAGCGACGGCGTCGTACGGCTGCGCGTCGAGGACAAGGGGCCGGGGCTCGCCGAGGAGGACGCGGCCCGGATCTTCGACCGGTTCTTCCGGGCCGGGGGCGGCGCGGGCAGCGGGCTGGGGATGGCGATCGTGCAGGGTGTCGTACGGGCGCACGGGGGCGACGTGGCGGTGCGGACGGCGCCGGGTGAGGGGCTGGCGGTGACGGTCACCCTGCCGGTGCGGGCGCCCATACCGTCGTAG
- a CDS encoding MMPL family transporter, which yields MARWCYRHRLVVLLLWVGALFGVSFAGSAAGTDYANVFSLPNTDSKKAYDLMEKAFPESSGDTDTIVWKVDGKDGASVRDGSVQSRIEPALNEIAGMDGVGEVTSPYAAEGGAAQISENGRIAYAQVTFTEQANAVPKELVEDVVDTAQDAERDGLQVELGGQAITRVQEAAQGTSELVGVLAAAIVLFLAFGAFFAMLLPIVVAVVALGIGMMGTGLLSHVTNVPDVAPLLGSLIGLGVGIDYALFIVTRHRRGILRGMKPEEAAVKALNTSGRAVLFAGGTVVIALAGMLVMNLRFLDGVVIATSLTVVLGVLAAVTLLPALLGLLGMRVLSRRQRRRLAAAGPEPEHVSGLAGRWSAYVERRPRSIAAVAMLVMVGLSIPVLSIRLGTSDQGNHKESTTTRQAYDLLAEGFGPGFNGPLQVVVDGEATTGLVSRIESTEGVAAVAALPPANGISVIQVVPTTSPQDVETDRLIDRLREDVIPAADVEAHVGGVTAVSKDFASVTADRLPYFIAAIIALGFLLLMVAFRSLVVPLTAAVMNLVAAAASFGVLVAIFQWGWGTEILGLGKEGPIAAFLPVIMLSLLFGLSMDYQVFLVSRMHEEWVHTKDNARAVRVGLSETSRVINCAALIMMCVFSAFILSGELEAAMAGIGLAGAVALDAFILRTALVPAAMHLLGNANWWLPAGLEKRLPHLAVEPREEETELAMEGGASVVHGFIRTADGEPVPGAAVTLLSKGGRQLDRVTSLADGSYILSVPTPGAYLLAATAPSYGSRARHVVVEDGPLVYDVELAEGEVDAVN from the coding sequence TTGGCACGCTGGTGCTATCGGCACCGGCTGGTGGTCCTGTTGCTGTGGGTGGGGGCACTGTTCGGCGTGAGCTTCGCGGGTTCGGCCGCGGGCACGGACTACGCGAACGTCTTCTCCCTGCCCAACACGGACTCCAAAAAGGCGTACGACCTGATGGAGAAGGCCTTCCCGGAGAGTTCCGGCGACACCGACACGATCGTGTGGAAGGTGGACGGCAAAGACGGGGCCTCGGTGCGGGACGGGTCCGTACAGTCCCGGATCGAGCCGGCGCTGAACGAGATCGCGGGCATGGACGGAGTCGGCGAGGTCACCAGCCCGTACGCGGCTGAGGGCGGAGCGGCGCAGATCAGTGAGAACGGGCGGATCGCCTACGCCCAGGTCACCTTCACCGAGCAGGCGAACGCCGTACCCAAGGAGCTGGTGGAGGACGTCGTCGACACGGCGCAGGACGCCGAACGCGACGGCCTGCAGGTGGAGTTGGGCGGCCAGGCGATCACCCGGGTCCAGGAGGCGGCCCAGGGTACGTCCGAGCTGGTCGGCGTCCTGGCGGCGGCGATCGTCCTCTTCCTCGCCTTCGGCGCGTTCTTCGCGATGCTGCTGCCGATCGTCGTGGCGGTCGTCGCCCTGGGCATCGGCATGATGGGGACGGGACTGCTCAGCCATGTCACGAACGTCCCCGATGTCGCCCCGCTGCTCGGCTCGTTGATCGGCCTGGGCGTGGGCATCGACTACGCGTTGTTCATCGTCACCCGGCACCGGCGCGGCATCCTGCGCGGGATGAAGCCGGAGGAGGCGGCGGTGAAGGCCCTCAACACCTCGGGACGTGCCGTGTTGTTCGCGGGCGGCACCGTGGTCATCGCCCTCGCCGGCATGCTGGTGATGAATCTGCGCTTCCTCGACGGCGTGGTCATCGCGACGTCCCTGACCGTCGTGCTGGGCGTGCTGGCCGCGGTCACCCTGCTGCCGGCGCTTCTCGGACTGCTCGGCATGCGGGTGCTCAGCCGCCGGCAGCGGCGCAGGCTCGCCGCGGCGGGACCGGAGCCGGAGCACGTGAGCGGGCTCGCGGGGCGCTGGTCGGCGTACGTCGAACGACGCCCCCGCTCCATCGCCGCCGTGGCCATGCTCGTCATGGTGGGCCTCTCGATCCCCGTCCTGTCGATCCGGCTCGGCACCTCCGACCAGGGCAACCACAAGGAGTCGACGACGACCCGGCAGGCGTACGACCTGCTCGCCGAGGGTTTCGGGCCCGGCTTCAACGGGCCGCTCCAGGTGGTGGTGGACGGCGAAGCCACGACGGGGCTGGTCTCGCGCATCGAGTCGACCGAGGGCGTGGCGGCGGTCGCCGCACTGCCGCCCGCGAACGGCATCTCGGTGATCCAGGTGGTCCCGACCACGTCACCGCAGGATGTGGAGACCGACCGGCTGATCGACCGCCTGCGCGAGGACGTCATCCCCGCGGCCGACGTCGAGGCGCACGTGGGCGGGGTGACGGCGGTGTCCAAGGACTTCGCGTCGGTGACCGCCGACCGGCTGCCGTACTTCATCGCGGCGATCATCGCGCTGGGCTTCCTGCTCCTGATGGTGGCCTTCCGCTCCCTGGTGGTGCCCCTGACGGCCGCGGTGATGAACCTCGTCGCGGCAGCCGCGTCCTTCGGCGTACTCGTGGCGATCTTCCAATGGGGCTGGGGCACCGAAATCCTCGGCCTCGGCAAGGAGGGCCCGATCGCCGCCTTCCTGCCGGTGATCATGCTGTCCCTGCTCTTCGGCCTCTCGATGGACTACCAGGTGTTCCTGGTGAGCCGGATGCACGAGGAGTGGGTGCACACCAAGGACAACGCGCGTGCGGTCCGCGTGGGCCTGTCGGAGACGAGCCGCGTCATCAACTGCGCGGCCCTGATCATGATGTGCGTCTTCAGTGCCTTCATCCTCAGCGGTGAGCTGGAGGCCGCGATGGCGGGCATCGGCCTGGCGGGAGCGGTCGCCCTCGATGCCTTCATCCTCCGCACGGCCTTGGTACCGGCCGCGATGCATCTGCTCGGCAACGCCAACTGGTGGTTGCCGGCCGGCCTGGAGAAGCGGCTGCCGCATCTGGCGGTGGAGCCGCGTGAGGAAGAAACGGAGCTTGCCATGGAGGGTGGTGCCTCGGTCGTCCACGGCTTCATCCGCACGGCCGACGGCGAGCCGGTCCCGGGCGCGGCGGTGACGCTGCTCTCGAAGGGCGGCCGTCAGCTGGACCGGGTGACATCCCTGGCCGACGGCTCATACATCCTGTCCGTCCCGACGCCGGGGGCGTATCTGCTGGCGGCGACTGCGCCGTCGTACGGGTCGCGGGCACGGCATGTGGTCGTGGAGGACGGGCCGTTGGTGTACGACGTGGAGCTCGCCGAGGGTGAGGTGGACGCGGTCAATTAG
- a CDS encoding response regulator transcription factor, translating to MSKAPGTVLVVEDEESIADVLAIALRYHRFEVMIAGTVREALTLAERTRPDAALLDVMLPDGDGRALGHQLRAARPDLALVFLTARDSPAEIVGALGFGDDYITKPFNIDEVVARITAVLRRTRSADVLPQRPPLRYGDLELDETTYCVHRAGRTVELTPTEYALLRFLVRNGGRIVPKEQLLRHVWQYEHTPPESTVVETYISYLRRKLDALGAPVITTRRGVGYGLA from the coding sequence ATGTCGAAGGCTCCAGGCACTGTGCTGGTCGTTGAGGACGAGGAGAGCATCGCGGACGTCCTCGCCATAGCGCTGCGCTACCACCGGTTCGAGGTGATGATCGCGGGCACCGTCCGTGAGGCGCTCACGCTCGCCGAGCGGACGCGTCCGGACGCCGCCCTGCTCGACGTCATGCTGCCGGACGGCGACGGCCGGGCCCTGGGCCACCAACTGCGGGCCGCGCGGCCCGATCTGGCGCTGGTGTTCCTCACGGCGCGCGACTCGCCCGCCGAGATAGTCGGCGCCCTCGGCTTCGGCGACGACTACATCACCAAGCCGTTCAACATCGACGAGGTCGTCGCGCGGATCACGGCGGTCCTGCGGCGCACCCGCTCGGCGGACGTCCTCCCGCAGCGCCCACCACTGCGGTACGGCGATCTGGAGCTGGACGAGACGACGTACTGCGTGCACCGCGCGGGCCGGACGGTCGAGCTCACCCCCACCGAGTACGCCCTGCTGCGCTTCCTGGTGCGCAACGGCGGCCGGATCGTCCCCAAGGAGCAACTCCTGCGCCACGTCTGGCAGTACGAGCACACCCCGCCCGAATCGACCGTCGTGGAGACCTACATCAGCTATCTGCGGCGCAAGCTGGACGCCCTGGGCGCGCCGGTGATCACCACGCGGCGGGGCGTCGGATACGGGCTGGCATGA
- a CDS encoding SCO4848 family membrane protein: MKLSRPVSWFLLAFGVWSWIIWITFVKNLVKDGSGLAFDDAGDPTAYFWVHLLLAVVSFVLGTVIGGIGLRGIRALRRTS, translated from the coding sequence ATGAAGCTCAGCCGCCCCGTCTCCTGGTTCCTGCTCGCCTTCGGGGTGTGGAGCTGGATCATCTGGATCACTTTCGTCAAGAACCTCGTCAAGGACGGCAGCGGGCTCGCGTTCGACGACGCGGGTGACCCGACCGCGTACTTCTGGGTGCACCTGCTGCTCGCCGTCGTTTCCTTCGTATTGGGGACGGTCATCGGCGGCATCGGGTTGCGCGGAATTCGCGCACTGCGCCGAACGTCATAG